In Amaranthus tricolor cultivar Red isolate AtriRed21 chromosome 5, ASM2621246v1, whole genome shotgun sequence, a genomic segment contains:
- the LOC130814153 gene encoding uncharacterized protein LOC130814153 — protein sequence MAASSASCFKIDKSRDSCNRAIETQSRRIRRRRIKNSSTVILQRNLEMLEEEENESNLMSLSLNSNVNNDLGFLYGYRVEFHNFGDDGASCSSSGGGSSIQNHRTYDVCYLSAAIGVETPPFHCCKNDTSSGPIGPNEKLQPSGLTMNTFENRGKQRMD from the exons ATGGCTGCAAGTTCTGCTTCTTGCTTCAAAATTGACAAGTCACGTGATTCTTGCAATAGAGCCATAGAG ACACAATCTCGTCGTATTCGGAGAAGAAGGATAAAGAATTCTTCTACCGTGATTCTTCAAAGGAATTTAGAAATGTTGGAAGAGgaagaaaatgaaagcaatttgATGTCATTGAGTTTAAATTCAAATGTTAATAATGATTTGGGTTTTTTATACGGTTATAGAGTTGAGTTTCATAATTTTGGAGATGATGgtgcttcttgttcttcttctggTGGTGGAAGTAGTATTCAAAACCATAGAACTTATGACGTTTGCTATCTTAGTGCTGCTATTGGTGTTGAAACGCCACCGTTTCATTGCTGTAAAAACGACACCTCTTCCGGTCCCATTGGTCCCAATGAAAAACTTCAACCATCTGGGTTGACTATGAACACCTTTGAAAACAGAGGAAAACAGAGGATGGATTAA
- the LOC130814154 gene encoding protein transport protein SEC23 E-like has product MATPEMAGIQPTSTDPEGIDGVRMTWNSWPRTKVEASKCVIPISASISPIRSHPEILTLPYAPLRCKTCVAALNPFCRVDFTARIWICPFCFQRNHFPPHYSGISETNLPAELYPQYTTLAYSLSGSNQDPQHQQQNVAPVFLFVLDTCMIEEELGFVKSALRRAIVSLPDNALVGFISFGTQVHVHELGFSEMNKVYIFRGSKEISKDQVLDQLGLGLSSRRGGPGPVGTAPGYLKPVVQNGLPGSGVNRFLLPASECEYSLNALLDELQTDQWPVQPGSRALRCTGVALSVAAGLLGACLPGTGARIIALVGGPCTEGPGTIVSKDLSDPVRSHKDLDKDAAPFFQKAVKFYDNLGKQLVNQGHVLDLYASALDQVGVAEMKVAVEKTGGLVVLSESFGHSVFKDSFKRLFEGGEKSLGLCFNGTFEVYCSKDIKIQGVIGPCTSLEKKGVAVADTVIGQGNTVAWKLCSLDKNTNLTVFFDISSGERANPPGSQLYLQFLTSYQSPDGQSMLRITTVCRNWVESVVVSEELVQGFDQETAAVVMARLCSHKMEMEEGFDATRWLDRNLIRLCSKFGDYRKDDPSSFTLNPCFSLFPQFMFNLRRSQFVQVFNNSPDETAYFRMLLNRENITNAAVMIQPSLISYSFNAPPTPALLDVASIAADRILLLDAYFSVVIFHGMTIAQWRNMGYQNQPEHQAFKELLEAPNQDAQLIIHDRFPVPRLVVCDQHGSQARFLLAKLNPSATYNNVNEMAAVSDVIFTDDVSLQVFFEHLQRLAVQS; this is encoded by the exons ATGGCGACACCAGAAATGGCGGGAATTCAACCAACATCAACAGATCCAGAAGGGATTGACGGAGTTAGAATGACATGGAATTCATGGCCTCGTACAAAAGTTGAAGCTTCAAAATGTGTGATCCCAATTTCTGCTTCAATTTCTCCGATCCGATCACACCCAGAAATATTAACTCTTCCTTATGCTCCTCTTCGTTGTAAGACTTGCGTTGCTGCCCTGAATCCATTTTGTCGTGTCGATTTCACTGCAAGGATCTGGATCTGTCCTTTTTGTTTTCAACGCAATCATTTTCCTCCTCATTATTCCGGGATTTCGGAAACTAATCTACCTGCAGAGTTATATCCCCAATATACTACCCTAGCGTATTCGCTTTCTGGGTCGAATCAAGACCCACAACATCAGCAACAAAATGTGGCTCCAgtatttttgtttgttcttgATACTTGTATGATCGAAGAGGAATTAGGGTTCGTGAAATCAGCGTTGCGAAGGGCAATTGTTTCGTTACCTGATAATGCCCTTGTTGGGTTTATTTCGTTTGGTACTCAGGTGCATGTTCATGAATTAGGGTTCTCTGAGATGAATAAAGTGTATATCTTTAGGGGTTCTAAGGAGATTTCTAAGGATCAGGTGTTGGATCAGCTTGGATTGGGCCTTAGTTCTCGTAGAGGTGGCCCTGGCCCTGTCGGGACTGCGCCTGGATACCTTAAACCTGTTGTGCAAAATGGGTTGCCTGGTTCTGGGGTTAATCGGTTCTTATTGCCGGCTTCAGAGTGCGAGTATTCTCTCAATGct TTATTGGATGAACTACAAACAGACCAATGGCCTGTTCAACCTGGAAGTAGAGCCTTGCGATGCACTGGTGTGGCATTGAGTGTGGCTGCAGGGTTGCTTGGTGCTTGTCTGCCCGGAACTGGTGCCCGGATTATTGCTTTGGTGGGTGGCCCTTGCACAGAAGGACCTGGAACG ATTGTTTCCAAAGACTTGTCAGATCCTGTACGTTCCCACAAGGATCTTGATAAAGATGCGGCACCCTTTTTCCAAAAAGCAGTAaaattttatgataatttaGGAAAACAGCTTGTTAACCAGGGCCATGTTTTGGACCTCTATGCATCAGCACTTGATCAG GTTGGAGTGGCAGAGATGAAGGTTGCTGTGGAAAAAACTGGTGGTCTCGTTGTGTTATCAGAGAGTTTTGGTCATTCTGTGTTCAAAGATTCCTTCAAGCGCCTGTTTGAGGGAGGAGAAAAGTCACTTGGTTTGTGCTTTAA TGGCACATTTGAGGTCTATTGTTCTAAGGATATTAAAATTCAAGGCGTTATTGGACCTTGCACATCTCTAGAAAAG AAAGGAGTTGCAGTTGCTGATACAGTCATTGGACAGGGCAATACAGTGGCATGGAAGTTGTGTAGTCTCgataaaaatactaatttgaCTGTCTTCTTTGATATTTCATCTGGTGAACGAGCAAATCCTCCAGGATCACAATTGTATTTGCAGTTTTTGACCAG CTATCAAAGTCCAGATGGTCAATCAATGCTTCGGATAACAACTGTCTGCAGAAACTGGGTTGAAAGCGTTGTTGTTTCAGAG GAACTTGTACAAGGCTTTGATCAAGAAACGGCTGCTGTGGTAATGGCTAGATTATGTTCTCATAAGATGGAAATGGAG GAAGGATTTGATGCTACGCGATGGCTGGATCGGAATTTAATTCGCCTTTGCTCCAAATTTGGCGACTACCGGAAAGATGATCCATCATCATTTACATTAAATCCTTGCTTTTCCTTGTTTCCCCAGTTTATGTTTAACCTTAGACGGTCACAGTTTGTGCAG GTTTTTAACAATAGTCCTGATGAAACTGCTTATTTCCGCATGTTGCTGAACCGTGAGAACATTACTAATGCAGCTGTGATGATCCAGCCATCCCTTATATCTTACTCCTTCAATGCTCCGCCAACTCCAGCATTGTTAGACGTGGCATCCATTGCCGCTGATCGCATACTTTTGTTGGATGCCTATTTTAGTGTGGTTATATTCCATGGAATGACTATTGCTCAATGGCGTAACATGGGCTATCAGAATCAACCTGAGCACCAG GCCTTCAAAGAATTATTAGAAGCTCCGAATCAGGATGCCCAGTTAATCATCCATGATCGTTTCCCTGTCCCCAGATTGGTTGTTTGTGATCAACATGGTTCTCAG GCTAGATTTCTATTGGCAAAGCTGAACCCATCAGCAACGTACAACAACGTCAATGAAATGGCAGCTGTCTCTGATGTAATTTTCACAGATGATGTCAGTTTACAAGTGTTCTTCGAGCATCTTCAAAGATTGGCGGTGCAATCTTGA